Proteins encoded together in one Shewanella acanthi window:
- a CDS encoding thioesterase family protein, which yields MNLYFRLFWLLFWRARHCRDIGFLDTSRIDYRVLPFDCDINFHLTNSRYPAFMDLARTYMLAEMGLLKRFVKLKWMPIVNAAEFTYIRDIKPLKKFEIESKIVGWDEKYFYIEQRFISERGLHCIVHVRGVFVCKGKQVPLDVLVKEAGHVGESPELPPEVEKWKAFLQLKKERNM from the coding sequence ATGAATCTGTATTTCCGTTTGTTTTGGTTGTTATTTTGGCGTGCTCGCCACTGTCGCGATATCGGCTTTTTAGATACTAGCCGCATCGATTACCGCGTACTGCCCTTTGATTGCGATATCAATTTTCACCTCACAAACTCCCGTTATCCCGCCTTTATGGACTTGGCTCGCACCTATATGCTCGCCGAAATGGGATTGCTCAAGCGTTTCGTTAAACTCAAATGGATGCCGATTGTTAATGCCGCCGAGTTTACCTATATCCGCGATATTAAGCCGCTCAAAAAGTTTGAAATCGAAAGCAAAATTGTCGGTTGGGATGAAAAGTATTTCTACATAGAGCAGCGTTTTATCAGTGAGCGCGGCCTACACTGCATTGTCCATGTCCGCGGGGTGTTTGTATGTAAGGGTAAGCAAGTGCCGCTTGATGTATTAGTGAAAGAGGCGGGACATGTGGGGGAATCTCCCGAGTTGCCGCCAGAAGTCGAGAAGTGGAAGGCGTTTTTACAGTTAAAGAAAGAACGAAATATGTAA
- the prlC gene encoding oligopeptidase A, whose translation MSNPLLNGAKLPPFSQIKPEHIQVAVEHGIAQCRAKIDEVLQNKGPFTWANLVAPLEQVDDELSQIWSPVSHMNSVTSTDEWRAAHDACLPLLSEYGTYVGQHEGLYQAYKSLRASSEYDTLSQAQQKVIDNSLRDFELSGIGLNAEQKVRYGEIVKRLSELTSGFSNQLLDATQAWTKLITDEAELAGLPDSAKAAAKAMAQARELEGWLFTLDFPSYLPVMTYSENRSLREECYRAFVTRASDQGPNAGEFDNSPLMDEILALRHELAQLLGFDSFADKSLATKMAETPAQVISFLNELALRSKEQAKAELAELKAFAKEHFGVSEMASWDLSFYAEKLQQHKYEISQEILRPYFPEDKVLSGLFYTVSRLFGLKIVEQTEFDRWHKDVRFFDIFDETGEHRGSFYLDLYARTGKRGGAWMDDCRVRRHTPDGLQKPVAYLTCNFNGPVDGKPALFTHDEVTTLFHEFGHGIHHMLTQIDVAGVSGINGVPWDAVELPSQFMENWCWQEEALAEISGHYETGEPLPKALLDKILAAKNFQSGMMMLRQLEFSLFDFRMHHEYDPALGGRIQETLDEVRRQVAVLTPPAFNRFQHGFAHIFAGGYAAGYYSYKWAEVLSADAFSRFEEEGIFNPETGRSFLNNILEMGGSAEPMELFKQFMGREPSIDALLRHSGIAA comes from the coding sequence ATGAGCAACCCTTTGCTAAACGGCGCAAAATTACCCCCTTTTTCCCAGATAAAACCTGAACATATTCAAGTTGCCGTTGAGCATGGTATTGCTCAGTGCCGCGCTAAAATCGACGAAGTGCTGCAAAACAAAGGCCCGTTTACGTGGGCAAATTTAGTGGCACCGCTAGAGCAAGTCGATGACGAGCTAAGCCAGATTTGGTCGCCTGTTTCCCATATGAATTCGGTGACGAGCACCGATGAATGGCGCGCGGCCCACGATGCCTGCTTACCTTTATTGTCTGAATACGGCACCTATGTAGGGCAACACGAAGGTTTGTATCAAGCCTATAAATCCCTTAGAGCATCGAGCGAGTACGACACATTAAGCCAAGCGCAACAGAAGGTTATCGATAACAGCCTGCGCGACTTTGAGCTGTCTGGCATCGGTCTTAATGCCGAGCAAAAAGTGCGTTATGGCGAAATCGTCAAACGCCTATCTGAGTTAACCAGTGGGTTCTCGAACCAGTTACTCGATGCGACTCAAGCGTGGACTAAGTTAATTACCGACGAAGCGGAACTTGCGGGTTTACCGGATTCTGCCAAGGCGGCAGCAAAAGCAATGGCACAGGCCCGTGAATTAGAAGGTTGGTTATTTACGCTTGATTTCCCATCCTATTTACCTGTGATGACCTACAGCGAAAACCGCAGCCTGCGTGAAGAATGCTACCGCGCGTTCGTGACTCGCGCGTCGGATCAAGGCCCAAATGCGGGTGAGTTCGATAACAGCCCTCTGATGGATGAAATCCTAGCCCTGCGCCACGAGCTGGCACAGTTACTTGGTTTCGACAGCTTTGCCGATAAATCGCTGGCGACCAAGATGGCTGAGACTCCCGCTCAAGTCATCTCCTTCTTAAACGAGTTAGCCCTGCGCTCCAAAGAGCAAGCTAAGGCTGAGCTTGCCGAACTCAAGGCCTTTGCGAAGGAGCATTTTGGCGTGAGCGAAATGGCGTCCTGGGACTTAAGTTTTTATGCCGAGAAGTTGCAGCAACATAAATATGAGATTTCACAGGAAATTCTGCGTCCGTACTTCCCTGAAGATAAAGTGCTTTCGGGTCTGTTCTACACAGTATCGCGCCTGTTTGGCCTCAAGATTGTTGAGCAAACCGAATTTGACCGTTGGCATAAAGACGTGCGTTTTTTCGATATTTTCGATGAAACTGGCGAGCACCGTGGCAGCTTCTATTTAGATCTCTATGCCCGCACGGGTAAACGTGGCGGCGCTTGGATGGATGATTGCCGTGTGCGCCGCCACACGCCTGATGGCTTACAAAAACCCGTTGCTTATCTCACCTGTAACTTCAATGGTCCTGTCGATGGCAAGCCCGCACTTTTTACACACGATGAAGTGACGACTCTATTCCACGAGTTTGGCCACGGTATCCACCATATGCTGACTCAAATTGATGTGGCTGGCGTGTCGGGTATCAATGGCGTGCCTTGGGATGCGGTGGAATTACCGAGTCAATTTATGGAAAACTGGTGCTGGCAAGAGGAGGCATTAGCCGAAATCTCCGGTCACTATGAAACCGGTGAACCACTGCCTAAGGCGCTGTTAGATAAGATATTAGCGGCGAAAAATTTCCAATCTGGCATGATGATGCTGCGCCAATTAGAGTTCTCACTGTTCGACTTTAGAATGCACCACGAGTATGACCCAGCATTGGGTGGCCGTATTCAAGAAACCTTGGATGAAGTGCGTCGTCAGGTAGCAGTGTTAACTCCGCCTGCCTTTAACCGGTTCCAACACGGTTTTGCCCATATCTTCGCGGGTGGCTATGCCGCGGGTTACTACAGTTATAAGTGGGCCGAAGTATTGTCTGCTGATGCGTTCTCACGCTTTGAAGAGGAAGGCATCTTTAATCCGGAAACTGGCCGTAGTTTCTTAAACAACATTCTAGAGATGGGCGGCAGCGCCGAACCTATGGAACTGTTTAAGCAATTTATGGGTCGTGAGCCGAGTATCGATGCCTTGCTGCGTCACTCGGGTATTGCTGCTTAA
- the gorA gene encoding glutathione-disulfide reductase translates to MAQHYDYICLGAGSGGIASANRAAIRGAKVLLIEAKQVGGTCVNVGCVPKKVMWYGAHIAEAMNLYAKDYGFDVSINKFDWNTLVASREAYIGRIHEAYGRGFTNNNVTLLNGYGRFVDGNTIEVNGEHYTADHILIATGGAPTIPDIPGAEYGIDSDGFFALREQPKRVAVVGAGYIAVEVAGVLHALGSETHLFVRKHAPLRNFDPMLIDALVDAMKTEGPTLHTNSIPQSVVKNADDSLTLNLENGERVTVDCLIWAIGRSPATGNIGLENTDVKLDSKGYVITDAQQNTTHKGIYCVGDIMAGGVELTPVAVKAGRLLSERLFNGMSEAKMDYSQIPTVVFSHPPIGTMGLTEPEAREQFGDDNVKIYTSTFTSMYTAVTSHRQACKMKLVCAGKDEKVVGIHGIGFGMDEILQGFGVAMKMGATKADFDAVVAIHPTGAEEFVTMR, encoded by the coding sequence ATGGCTCAACATTATGACTATATCTGCCTTGGCGCAGGCAGTGGTGGTATCGCTTCCGCAAACCGAGCGGCTATTCGCGGTGCTAAGGTACTCCTCATTGAAGCTAAACAGGTTGGCGGTACTTGTGTGAACGTGGGTTGTGTTCCCAAAAAAGTAATGTGGTACGGCGCGCACATCGCTGAAGCCATGAACCTATACGCTAAAGATTATGGTTTCGACGTGAGCATTAACAAGTTCGACTGGAACACCTTAGTCGCCAGCCGTGAAGCCTATATCGGCCGCATCCACGAAGCCTATGGTCGTGGTTTTACCAATAATAATGTCACTCTGCTCAATGGTTATGGCCGCTTCGTCGATGGCAACACCATCGAAGTGAATGGCGAGCATTACACCGCCGATCATATTCTTATCGCCACCGGCGGCGCACCGACCATTCCTGATATTCCAGGTGCTGAATATGGTATCGACTCTGACGGGTTCTTTGCCCTGCGCGAACAGCCAAAACGCGTTGCCGTGGTCGGCGCGGGTTATATCGCGGTTGAAGTGGCAGGCGTACTGCATGCACTAGGCAGCGAAACCCACTTATTTGTCCGTAAACATGCGCCGCTGCGTAACTTCGATCCAATGCTTATCGATGCGCTAGTCGACGCGATGAAAACCGAAGGCCCAACGCTGCATACCAACAGCATTCCTCAATCTGTAGTGAAAAATGCCGACGACAGCCTGACGCTTAACCTCGAAAACGGCGAGCGCGTGACGGTTGATTGCCTGATTTGGGCCATTGGCCGCTCACCCGCAACTGGCAATATCGGTTTAGAAAACACTGATGTGAAGCTCGACAGCAAAGGTTATGTCATCACAGATGCGCAGCAAAATACTACCCACAAGGGCATTTATTGCGTAGGCGATATTATGGCGGGCGGCGTTGAACTGACTCCTGTTGCAGTTAAGGCTGGTCGTTTATTGTCTGAACGTCTGTTCAATGGCATGAGCGAAGCTAAGATGGACTACAGCCAAATCCCAACCGTGGTTTTCAGCCATCCACCTATCGGTACTATGGGATTAACTGAGCCAGAAGCCCGCGAGCAATTTGGCGACGACAATGTGAAGATTTACACCTCAACCTTCACCTCAATGTATACGGCTGTCACTAGCCATCGCCAAGCCTGTAAGATGAAACTCGTTTGCGCAGGCAAAGACGAGAAAGTCGTGGGTATTCATGGCATTGGTTTTGGTATGGATGAAATCCTCCAAGGTTTCGGTGTGGCAATGAAGATGGGCGCAACTAAGGCTGATTTCGATGCCGTTGTTGCTATTCATCCAACGGGCGCCGAAGAGTTTGTGACTATGCGCTAA
- a CDS encoding DUF3612 domain-containing protein produces MRNDQSLMRKSHFLGTKIRNLRKRNNLTMEDLSARCIRVDANSAPSVSYLSMIERGKRVPSAEMLAVIAAVFQKEVDWFLDDAPEESAITPDKGRRGGISGMALEPSFLFSNDILQIAIPEMLSQTGISGRQFAHLLIRAHQEHHQNHFPDLERAAEEVGQKRMPLSLDEMLDIAKGVGLKIKWIDSTPQEVIDERGISSRQLVTSFFEPPSTIYVNKILKNRPNRLKYDLAAHIGHCVLHNKDGLKSVMISGRKLEMDEEVTMQSNTLNAQDILHAWRDFESSFFAGALLCPRVPYRQLLDRHGYEIEVHKQLQVSASVAMRRMTVVSPYPHWHYFDAYAPGKLKAVYRGNGIPLPWGNMRLVEDPCQHWAVFRMISEPTVGTSAQISILNVGNEPRIYCCESIKVEDSAGNPHVLCAGIDLNPAMEAQGKDALSIANDLKAACVSAGGSVAIPKHVKNDLVSVAKILNINWIERGIKNDARLICSRGAVCPRQPSCYKSGKSQCDAE; encoded by the coding sequence ATGCGCAATGACCAGAGCTTGATGAGAAAATCACATTTCCTAGGGACTAAAATTCGTAACCTACGGAAACGTAACAATTTAACCATGGAGGATTTATCGGCACGCTGTATTCGTGTCGATGCAAACAGCGCCCCTTCTGTGTCATATTTGTCGATGATCGAACGTGGGAAACGAGTGCCGAGTGCAGAAATGTTGGCTGTGATTGCCGCCGTTTTTCAAAAAGAGGTCGATTGGTTTCTAGATGACGCCCCCGAAGAGAGCGCCATTACCCCCGACAAGGGGCGTCGTGGTGGGATAAGCGGCATGGCTCTAGAACCAAGCTTTTTGTTTTCTAATGATATTTTGCAAATTGCGATACCTGAGATGCTGTCACAAACTGGGATATCGGGTCGGCAGTTCGCCCATTTACTCATTCGCGCTCATCAGGAACATCATCAAAATCATTTCCCCGATTTAGAACGTGCAGCCGAAGAGGTTGGTCAGAAGCGCATGCCGCTTTCCCTCGACGAAATGCTCGATATCGCCAAGGGTGTGGGTCTAAAAATCAAGTGGATAGATAGCACTCCCCAGGAAGTCATCGATGAGCGTGGCATTAGTTCACGTCAGTTGGTGACCTCCTTCTTCGAGCCGCCAAGCACTATCTATGTGAATAAAATCCTTAAAAACAGACCCAATCGCCTCAAATACGACTTAGCGGCGCACATAGGTCACTGTGTTTTGCACAATAAGGATGGCCTCAAGAGCGTGATGATTTCTGGCCGTAAGCTAGAGATGGACGAAGAGGTCACGATGCAATCCAACACGCTGAACGCGCAGGATATTTTGCATGCATGGCGTGACTTTGAGTCGAGTTTTTTCGCAGGTGCGCTCCTATGCCCTAGGGTGCCTTATCGACAGTTATTGGATCGTCACGGTTATGAAATTGAAGTCCATAAGCAGCTACAGGTTTCGGCCTCGGTGGCTATGCGCCGGATGACTGTCGTATCACCTTATCCCCACTGGCATTATTTCGATGCCTACGCACCGGGTAAGTTAAAGGCGGTGTACCGTGGCAATGGTATTCCACTGCCGTGGGGCAATATGCGCTTAGTGGAAGACCCCTGCCAGCATTGGGCGGTATTTAGGATGATAAGCGAGCCGACGGTCGGCACTTCGGCGCAAATTTCTATCCTTAATGTTGGTAACGAGCCGCGAATTTACTGCTGCGAGTCGATTAAGGTCGAAGATTCGGCGGGTAACCCCCATGTACTTTGTGCTGGCATCGACTTGAATCCGGCCATGGAGGCGCAGGGTAAGGATGCCTTAAGTATTGCCAACGATCTTAAGGCGGCTTGCGTGTCAGCGGGCGGCTCAGTCGCGATCCCTAAGCATGTGAAAAATGACTTAGTCAGTGTGGCTAAGATATTGAATATAAATTGGATTGAGCGAGGGATTAAAAACGATGCCCGGTTGATTTGCTCCCGCGGCGCCGTGTGCCCACGCCAGCCAAGCTGTTATAAATCGGGGAAATCACAATGTGATGCTGAGTAG
- a CDS encoding malate synthase — protein MNMSIINSERIQQNLTSFIAEEVLAVAQVKGAEQEMLTHAKQFLDRHFPLNEGSHQNVTSYVVYYQHLLAFFEDGSHSGLAQPKQFVAFNGTKDSPTALVLRDQGCHVELCFDRSGMIGARNLAHLDDVQIIEAAKKTQECRRLSLLHTETPSANDTPDRFFTAKDGSVYDLQNSDPQNYDLQSIVNL, from the coding sequence ATGAATATGTCAATTATCAATAGCGAACGGATCCAACAAAATCTAACCAGCTTCATCGCAGAAGAAGTACTCGCTGTCGCCCAAGTCAAAGGTGCAGAACAGGAGATGCTGACCCATGCGAAACAATTTCTGGATCGTCATTTTCCACTGAATGAGGGTTCACACCAGAACGTCACCAGCTATGTGGTTTACTACCAACACCTGCTAGCCTTCTTTGAAGATGGCAGCCATAGCGGCCTCGCGCAACCTAAGCAATTTGTTGCCTTTAACGGCACCAAAGATTCACCCACTGCACTGGTATTGAGAGATCAAGGTTGCCATGTGGAATTGTGTTTCGACCGCAGCGGCATGATTGGCGCCCGTAATCTGGCTCATTTGGATGACGTACAGATTATTGAAGCAGCAAAGAAAACCCAAGAGTGCCGCAGGCTGAGTTTGTTACACACTGAAACACCAAGTGCCAATGACACGCCAGATAGATTCTTTACTGCCAAAGATGGCAGCGTATACGACCTGCAAAACTCTGATCCACAGAACTATGATCTGCAAAGCATAGTTAATCTGTAG
- a CDS encoding YeiH family protein, giving the protein MNFSSTLSLFKNRQHLIFISAALLCLAPFMSSPMALVLGFTLASLGWVPSQWDLSAFTKKLLSYSIIGLGFGINLDAAIEASSNNLGLIIGSIIFTLLLGWILTKALKFDPTTGHLIASGTAICGGSAIAAVAPAINARSDQTATALACVFVLNSVALFLFPALGQLLNMSQYEFGVWSAIAIHDTSSVVGAASAYGDEALKTATTIKLARALWIIPIALISAMLFGGNKRKMSIPYFIGFYCLAIATAYVLPQFQGVYDTLFMMSKRTLVLCLFLIGAGITVQKMRASGPKPLLLGVMLWAAIASSSLGYILYFQ; this is encoded by the coding sequence ATGAATTTTTCTTCGACACTCTCGCTGTTTAAAAATCGCCAACATCTTATTTTTATCAGTGCCGCACTGTTATGCCTTGCGCCTTTTATGTCATCCCCCATGGCATTAGTGCTCGGTTTTACCCTAGCGAGTCTTGGTTGGGTCCCTAGCCAATGGGACTTAAGCGCCTTCACCAAAAAGCTGTTGTCCTATTCAATTATCGGCCTTGGATTTGGCATCAACTTAGATGCAGCCATCGAAGCCAGCAGCAATAATTTGGGGCTGATTATCGGCTCGATTATCTTCACCTTATTACTGGGTTGGATACTGACTAAGGCATTGAAATTTGACCCTACTACCGGACATTTAATTGCTTCAGGCACCGCCATCTGTGGCGGCAGCGCCATCGCGGCCGTCGCCCCTGCCATTAACGCCCGCTCGGATCAAACTGCGACTGCACTGGCCTGCGTTTTTGTGCTCAATTCGGTAGCGCTATTCCTGTTTCCCGCCCTCGGACAATTACTCAATATGAGCCAATACGAGTTCGGGGTATGGAGTGCCATTGCCATTCACGACACATCATCTGTGGTCGGTGCCGCTTCGGCCTACGGTGATGAAGCACTTAAAACTGCCACCACCATTAAACTGGCGCGGGCACTGTGGATTATCCCTATCGCGCTCATTAGCGCCATGCTGTTTGGCGGCAATAAGCGCAAAATGAGCATTCCCTACTTTATTGGATTCTATTGCTTAGCGATTGCTACGGCCTATGTGTTACCGCAATTCCAAGGCGTGTATGACACCCTATTTATGATGTCAAAACGCACCTTAGTGCTGTGTCTTTTCTTGATCGGTGCAGGGATTACGGTGCAGAAGATGCGAGCAAGCGGCCCTAAACCTTTGCTGCTCGGGGTGATGCTATGGGCGGCAATCGCCAGCTCATCCTTAGGCTATATTCTGTATTTTCAGTAG
- a CDS encoding paraquat-inducible protein A yields MKSANNSLLPILVILLSLALLIPGVTQPILSLNGNIDKAKLTEQGIEQVAQSFDEDSGRDSARGMLNMVSGLLGLNKLKGEIEVLDETRSIWSTVTELYQSGNAFVAGLVMLFSVIVPAVKLTLMLIQQLISSVAWQLRIHRVVNALAKWSMADVFVVALIITFLAGNASGGMGEMLRTEAQFEIGFYFFTAYCILSIASGYLVRRPQVQASAI; encoded by the coding sequence ATGAAAAGTGCAAACAACTCCCTTCTGCCGATCCTCGTGATTTTGCTGTCCTTAGCCCTGTTAATACCAGGGGTGACTCAGCCTATTCTTAGCTTGAATGGCAATATTGATAAGGCAAAATTAACCGAACAAGGGATTGAGCAGGTGGCACAGAGTTTTGATGAAGACTCGGGACGGGATAGCGCCCGTGGCATGCTGAATATGGTCAGCGGCTTATTAGGATTGAATAAGCTTAAGGGTGAGATTGAAGTGCTGGATGAAACCCGCAGTATTTGGAGCACAGTGACTGAGCTGTATCAGTCTGGTAATGCCTTTGTCGCCGGCTTAGTCATGTTATTCAGTGTAATAGTGCCAGCGGTAAAATTAACATTGATGTTGATACAGCAGTTAATTAGTTCTGTGGCGTGGCAGCTTCGGATCCACCGCGTGGTCAATGCGTTGGCTAAATGGTCGATGGCCGATGTGTTTGTGGTGGCGCTGATCATTACCTTCTTAGCGGGTAATGCCTCGGGTGGCATGGGTGAAATGCTCAGAACTGAGGCTCAGTTTGAGATTGGATTCTACTTCTTCACTGCTTATTGCATTCTGTCGATTGCCAGCGGGTATTTGGTGCGCCGCCCACAGGTGCAAGCCTCGGCAATCTAG
- a CDS encoding isochorismate synthase, translated as MPAHALSEDLKSLIDKLIRLKQVPPTEPIVQLSMPTVSIPLISWLASQTQFPRVYWHGRDKIEEVAAIGACKDFKFDSGVSDQQLAKVYEQQRSLSTNQDIRYYGGVAFDRTIESWPEFGNSRFVLPRIEFRRSENQFSLRVNLNFADNDPLIEIDNAIKAIEAVMPARPLTPPNKLTLLGRSDRPEYPRWKALVEQVVEPKFNQDTPKVVLSRQTQLEVNELIDPWMVLACWQGRNPNSFQFGFQFSPERTFISCSPERLFRRRQNELFTEALAGTTVRGLNQEEDAALAKALLEDTKNSIENQLVRSHIVNMLTPLSHYVGAEESATIFKLTHIQHLHRAIRAELKAGVNDFQLLQALHPTPAVGGLPRHSAMNFIRQREGYMRGWYAGACGYFNKHESEFSVAIRSALIEPGRINLFAGAGIIAGSDPKAEWQELENKLATILSILIEL; from the coding sequence TTGCCCGCTCACGCACTGTCTGAAGACCTCAAGTCGCTTATCGACAAACTCATCAGGTTAAAGCAAGTTCCGCCAACCGAACCCATAGTGCAGCTATCTATGCCAACGGTTTCAATTCCTTTAATTTCGTGGCTGGCGTCGCAAACCCAATTTCCTCGTGTCTATTGGCACGGTCGCGACAAGATTGAAGAAGTCGCCGCCATTGGTGCCTGTAAAGACTTTAAATTCGACTCCGGCGTTAGCGACCAACAACTCGCCAAAGTTTACGAACAGCAACGCTCACTTTCGACCAATCAGGATATTCGATATTACGGTGGCGTCGCCTTCGATCGCACCATAGAATCTTGGCCCGAGTTCGGTAATAGCCGCTTTGTACTGCCACGGATTGAATTCCGACGCAGTGAAAATCAATTCAGTCTGAGGGTGAACCTCAACTTCGCCGATAATGATCCCTTAATCGAAATCGACAATGCCATTAAAGCTATCGAAGCCGTCATGCCGGCTCGCCCGCTCACGCCCCCCAACAAATTGACCCTACTAGGCCGCAGTGATAGACCCGAATATCCGCGCTGGAAGGCGCTCGTGGAGCAAGTGGTCGAGCCTAAATTCAATCAAGATACTCCTAAGGTGGTGTTGTCGCGCCAAACGCAGCTCGAAGTGAATGAGTTAATTGATCCTTGGATGGTGCTCGCCTGCTGGCAGGGACGTAATCCCAATAGTTTCCAATTTGGCTTTCAATTCAGCCCTGAGCGCACTTTTATTTCCTGCTCGCCAGAGCGATTATTCCGCCGCCGTCAAAACGAGTTATTTACCGAAGCGCTCGCTGGCACAACAGTGCGCGGTTTAAATCAGGAAGAAGATGCAGCACTGGCGAAGGCGCTTTTAGAGGACACCAAAAATAGTATCGAGAACCAGCTGGTACGCAGTCATATTGTGAATATGCTGACACCACTGAGCCATTATGTCGGTGCTGAAGAGTCGGCGACTATCTTCAAATTGACTCATATTCAGCATTTGCACCGAGCGATTCGCGCCGAGTTGAAAGCGGGAGTTAACGACTTCCAACTGCTGCAGGCTTTGCATCCCACACCCGCTGTTGGCGGCTTGCCTAGGCATTCGGCAATGAACTTTATCCGCCAACGCGAAGGCTATATGCGTGGCTGGTACGCAGGTGCTTGTGGTTATTTCAATAAACACGAGAGTGAATTTTCGGTGGCGATTCGCAGCGCCTTGATTGAACCAGGTCGGATTAATCTGTTTGCGGGCGCGGGTATTATTGCAGGTTCTGATCCTAAGGCTGAATGGCAGGAGCTGGAAAATAAACTGGCGACAATTCTGTCTATCCTTATCGAACTTTAG
- a CDS encoding transporter substrate-binding domain-containing protein has product MRSLLAAIYLSCLAFVCYAAPKEPVVINLVTATWEGYANPDETGYYFEILKRVFPAPDWQLEVQFMPFARTLYLVEHDRVDMMLSVYKDDVKHSLLSQYPVELDIIDAAVTPGIAEKWIGIESLSYKKVRAMLAYRFNTLTPAPMYYEESSDMLTMLNTLNAGHIDAVLDYRADLMGLIPQLKKPKSFVILPDVLKAEAYFAFANTEKGRLLKQQFDNEHKKLIDSGEQARLFKETKAKGY; this is encoded by the coding sequence ATGAGATCATTGTTAGCTGCAATCTATTTGAGTTGTCTAGCTTTTGTCTGTTATGCAGCACCTAAAGAACCCGTGGTGATTAACCTAGTTACTGCAACTTGGGAAGGGTACGCCAACCCCGATGAGACAGGTTATTACTTTGAAATCCTAAAGCGGGTATTTCCTGCCCCCGACTGGCAGCTCGAAGTTCAATTTATGCCCTTTGCTCGTACCTTGTATTTAGTCGAACACGATCGAGTTGACATGATGCTCAGCGTTTATAAGGACGATGTTAAGCATAGCTTACTCAGTCAGTATCCTGTTGAACTCGACATTATCGATGCAGCGGTCACCCCCGGTATTGCCGAAAAGTGGATTGGTATTGAGAGCTTATCTTATAAAAAAGTCCGTGCGATGTTGGCATATCGATTCAACACGCTAACGCCAGCGCCTATGTATTATGAAGAAAGTAGCGATATGCTTACGATGTTAAACACCTTAAATGCGGGGCATATTGATGCGGTGTTAGATTATCGAGCTGATTTGATGGGGTTAATCCCCCAATTAAAAAAGCCGAAGAGTTTTGTCATTTTACCGGATGTATTAAAGGCGGAGGCCTATTTCGCCTTTGCCAATACAGAAAAGGGTCGACTTTTGAAGCAGCAATTTGATAATGAACATAAAAAGCTTATCGACTCCGGCGAGCAGGCAAGACTCTTTAAAGAGACTAAAGCTAAAGGCTACTAA
- a CDS encoding 7-cyano-7-deazaguanine/7-aminomethyl-7-deazaguanine transporter: MLMLTPAQLRRALFLLVGFHILIISVSNYLVQLPFQLFGYHTTWGAFSFPFVYLATDLTVRIFGQGSARSIILKAMLPALVISYVIGVLFHQGAFQGMDSLAQWNTFVFRIAFASFAAYLIGQLMDITVFARLRKTRSWWVAPAASTIVGNLVDTLVFFSVAFYASTDEFMAAHWPEIATVDYSFKLLVSLGLFLPAYGVLLKVLQDKILLTSPQKSFS; this comes from the coding sequence ATGTTAATGCTTACCCCTGCGCAGCTTCGCCGCGCGCTATTCCTATTAGTAGGATTCCACATACTGATCATTTCAGTTAGTAACTACTTAGTACAATTACCTTTTCAGCTATTTGGCTACCACACCACTTGGGGCGCCTTTAGTTTTCCGTTTGTCTACTTAGCCACCGATTTGACCGTACGTATCTTTGGGCAAGGCTCTGCACGCAGCATTATTCTCAAAGCGATGTTGCCCGCACTGGTGATTTCCTATGTCATTGGGGTGTTATTCCACCAAGGAGCCTTCCAAGGCATGGATTCATTAGCCCAGTGGAACACCTTTGTATTTCGAATCGCCTTTGCCAGCTTTGCCGCCTACTTAATTGGTCAACTAATGGATATCACAGTGTTTGCACGCCTGCGTAAGACTCGCTCTTGGTGGGTAGCCCCCGCTGCGTCAACGATTGTCGGTAACTTAGTCGATACCTTAGTGTTTTTTAGTGTTGCTTTTTACGCATCAACGGATGAATTTATGGCTGCCCATTGGCCTGAGATTGCCACGGTTGATTACAGCTTTAAGCTGCTTGTCAGCCTAGGACTATTCCTCCCAGCCTACGGGGTACTGCTGAAGGTCCTACAGGACAAAATCCTGCTAACCAGCCCACAAAAATCATTTTCCTAA